Part of the Vigna unguiculata cultivar IT97K-499-35 chromosome 3, ASM411807v1, whole genome shotgun sequence genome, GAGAAGAAAGATCCAAAGCGAGGGTGAGAAGAGAGATCCAAAGCGAGAGTAAGAAGAGAGACCCAAAGTAAGTTACACGAATATGTAATGCAGTGATGCCACAAACAGAAAAGGATGATAACAGAAAACCTAGAATGTAGCGCAACAAAACGAAGAAAGACAACGTTAGAGTTACACGAAcatcaacaaagaaaaaaaaataagaaggaaGAGATAAACGAACTTCAACGAAAGTTAGTATGGAGGAAAACGAGAGTCCTATAGCAGTGGAGGAGAAGAACAACTAGTTCTGCAACGACATTATGCAACAGGACCCTTCGCGGGTtgtaaaaattcatatatttaactttaaaaatttagatACTGAAGTGTAgggagaagaaaaaacattcaaaCAAAAGTCGCATGAAGAGATaagctttgtttttttttttttgaaaatgttaTGCACTTGTAAAAACGGTTCTCTATATATccattattatttcttatttgtccCACTTTTAACTATGGTCCTTTATTATTTCTCATTTGTCCCACTTTTAACTATGGTTAAGTGTTGTCATTTTCACTTATAATGATGATTATGTAAACCATCGTTCttaaaaagtttgttaaaattgaaaaatgtaatattattttttttcacgttGATTTTTTAACTAGACGTCGTGAAAGCCTTTTTTGCATTATGATAGTTACTTACACATAATAAAGGCGATCTTCCCTTTTGTATTACATCAATTGCgaatattttgaagaaaaaaaaaagtgtgtggGAGAGTGGTTCGCTGACAATGAGATTTTATAAGATTAGGCAATGTTGTGTGTACTTGtaaccttatttttatttttacttattatattattttttaatttttaaatcattgttttatttattttctagatAAAAAGATTTGACAAAAACTCCATCTAGAAAACGAACTTGACTTCAACcatatttttagttctttaacttcagactttttcatttaatattcgttttttttaaacatctaaaacaatatttttcttaaaataattgagttacATTGTTAATTTTGAatggttttcttgtttttaaaattttatttgaattgaaatatgTTAATGTTGTATACATGAAATTGTACTTGTAATccgggttttttttttctgtaatagGCAAATCACTTTTCATAATTACGAGATTaggcaaattttttaaaagttatgaaTTTAGGCAAAACGTGTTGGGGAAGACGTTTTCTCATAAAAAATCGTGAGGGGGTGTGCGTTTTTGGGTCAAAGGGAAGAAATCGTGTTGAGGTAAGACGTTTTCAGATGAAATCGTTCAAAAGAGACACGTTTTATATgttgtaatcgattattttaTGATGTAATCGATTACTAAATGAATTACAGGATTTCTAGATTAATATAATCGATTACATAAatatggtaatcgattacagaacgagttttgatatttttgaataatgTAATCGATTgtatggtaatcgattactatttttttaaatttagttgtaATTATTATCATCAAATCCTGTGATTCTTTTGAAGACAGCATAACTATCACCGTCAGCGCATGGAAGCAGTAGACTGTCTCTGCATGTGTAATAATTAACCAGTAAAAGAACTGCGGAGTAATAATGCAAAACCTAATGTTAACGGTTTTCATTTTCAGAGTGTATTATAAGAATGATAGAAATGGTAGTGCCCCCATAATGGTAGAAATTGAGACAGTAACCTCCATGAAAAAATAGTTGCGTCATAGTCACTCACGCTCACTGcaattttctcaaatttcaGAGCATGTATTTTATGCtatattctttttctaatttatacataacttaagtttaaagttttacaaaaattaatctcattcttttttaagtatttttctcCTTGAAGACAACGTAACTATCTCTGCAACTTTCATCCTCAGCAGTAAAAATCCTGCATCAAGGTTCATCCCTCTTAGTGGAGGACCCCAACAGAACCGTGGCATCAAGGTTCATCCCTCTTACAATtgttgtaatcgattaccatatCGATTGttgtaatcgattatcatatTGATGTAATCAATTACATTATCTCAGAAATACTGGAACTTATTTTATATTcgattataatatttatgtaatcGATTATATTAATCCAGAAATCCTGTAACTCATACAGTAATTGATTACTTTAcgatgtaatcgattacagcaTACAAAACGTGTTTCCTCTAAATGATTTCACCTGAAAACATACCACTCCCACACGATTTCTTCCCTTTGACCCAAAAATGCATACCCCCTTACGATTTCTTCATGAGAAAATGTCTTCCCCCAACACGTTTTGCCTAAATtcgtaatttttaaaaaatttgcctAATCTCATAATTATGGAAAGTGATTTGCCTGTTAATCTCATAATTATGGAAAGTGATTTGCCTGTTAAAAAAAACCTGTAATCCGTCTGAAGAGAGGTCTATCCGGTTGAAAGaaaactactttttttttaataagtgaAAGAAAACCACTTCTTAGTTTCAAACATTATGCGGCCCTAATAAACatttagtagtaaaaaaataattttccttaaaaaaataatctaattttgGAACATTGGGCGGTAAAACTATGATTGatgaaaaaagaagagaatatAATTGACAGACAACAATAGCAACTTCCTCGTGAGCCGCAATCCTTGGAGTTCGGAGTCAATTTTTAGGTTCCTTCGTACGTATAAATATAAGCATGTTTAACCTTATTCTTCTTCACCCTAAACCAATAACTTAtaatagtttttcttctatCCTCCATCTTTAGCTGACCTTCCATATCTGTTCATGGAAAATTCCCATCAACCATGCAATAGGTTTTTCTTCCACGACAAATTCCAATTCATGTTAATCAAacgctttttttattttcaatttttcccaCCAAATGTTGCACGGACATGCAATttcataattgttttttatattattttcctttaaaaattgaagtttcATCGCCTTAGTGTCAACATAGATTATAACTATATGAAAATCAATTTCAATCGGTAAACATGAAACAACAAACACATCTCATCGTAACTTTTTGAACAATTGAGTGTCATGTATGTTTCAGaaacatttcatatataaaacaaatcaatAACTTTACTAAAGAGATGGCATTATATACATATTGTTTGATTTTTCTCATGGCtaccattttaaatatatttaacaggATGGATTGGGACAAGCTTGGATACGATGTGATTCCAACTGATTACATGTACATAATGAAATCCAATAAAGATGGGACCTTTTCAGACGGAGCTCTGGTACCTTTTGGAACCGTTCAGATTGAACCACATTCTTCTGTGTTAAATTATGGACAGGTCAGCATAATTCAAGATAAAGTTGAATGACTCATGATTCAATTATCTTAAGATGTTGGTCCAAGATATATTATCCTTGAATATTTATGCATGAAAAATAGGGATTATTTGAGGGCATGAAGGCATACAGAAGAGCAGACGGTGGGGTGCAGTTGTTCAGACCAGAAGAAAATGCCCTACGCATGCAGAGGGGAGCAGAGAGGTTGCTAATGGTGGCACCTTCTGTTCAACAGTACATTGAAGCTGTCAAACAAGTTGTTACCGCAAATAAGAGTTGGGTATGCACCACAAGTTTCTTCCTTTTTACTTTTTCTGAAGAAATTTATTCAAACAGACAtcacatataattttttattcctcATCTTTTGCTGCAGGTTCCTCCTTACGGAAAAGGAGCCTTATATATTAGGCCTTTACTCTTTGGAAGTGGATCCGTAATGGGTATTGCACCTGCACCACAATGCACCTTCCTCATCTACACTAACCCTATTTGCAACGTTTACAAGGTCAGTCATCACCGTTTTCATTTCAACTAAACCTGTGCGTAGatgtttatataatattttgagcAAATTCAACATTTTGATTGTGTTTGTGACATCCTCTGACAGGGACGAACTTCACCGCTGAACTTGTTGATTGACGATAGAATTCCTCGCGCGTTTCCTGGTGGGACCGGAGGAGTGAAGAACATAGGAAACTATTCACCTGTAAGTTTGTATTAGCATTCATGGTTATCAGCATTTCAACCAAATAATTGTGATCCAAACGCAGGTTTTCGAAGTTACGAGAGAAGCAAAAGCCAAAGGGTTTTCTGATGTTCTCTTCCTTGATGCAATGGAACGTAAATATGTGGAGGAGGTGTCTTCGTGCAACGCTTTCATGGTCAAGGTAATATTTTCGTACTTTGccaatttcataattttctttcaatttgtaCATGCCTGTTGATTAATCTGCATCTCTAGGGTAATGTGATTACAACTTCACCTACACTCGGAACCATTCTTCCTGGAATCACAAGGAACACTATCATGCAACTTGCTCGTGATTTGGGCTTCCAGGTATCACAATCACACTGAAATCACATGCATAAAGCATCTTTTTCTCTCAAATCAATACTTGAATTTgttgatattatatatttgcGGGTGTTAATTTTGTGTAGGTGGAGGAACGCAAATTTTCGGTTGATGAAGTGATTGAAGCTGATGAGGTTTTCTGTACTGGAACTGCTGTGGGGATCTCTGAGGTTGGCAGTGTAACCTACAAGGATATGAggtaaatagaataaaaaattttgttcGGTTCTTTAGCTTTGGAATATTACTGGCTCATTACTGTTACTACCAACATAATAACACTGTGGAACAAAACATTGGTTGTCTTGTCAGGGTGGAATTCAAAACAGGAACAAATACTGTTACCCAGAAATTGTATGATTTCATTACGGGAATCCAAACAGGTGTTTTGGAGGATCAGAAAGGATGGGTGGTGAAGATTGACTGAAATATTAACCACTGATATCATATACTAATGTGatacatgtaatatatatatatatatatatatatatatatatatatatatatatatatatatatattagtttggGGCAATGCAGCTCAACATATAACACATGTATTAActgtatatttaaataatgatattgg contains:
- the LOC114179851 gene encoding branched-chain amino acid aminotransferase 1, mitochondrial-like — encoded protein: MENSHQPCNRMDWDKLGYDVIPTDYMYIMKSNKDGTFSDGALVPFGTVQIEPHSSVLNYGQGLFEGMKAYRRADGGVQLFRPEENALRMQRGAERLLMVAPSVQQYIEAVKQVVTANKSWVPPYGKGALYIRPLLFGSGSVMGIAPAPQCTFLIYTNPICNVYKGRTSPLNLLIDDRIPRAFPGGTGGVKNIGNYSPVFEVTREAKAKGFSDVLFLDAMERKYVEEVSSCNAFMVKGNVITTSPTLGTILPGITRNTIMQLARDLGFQVEERKFSVDEVIEADEVFCTGTAVGISEVGSVTYKDMRVEFKTGTNTVTQKLYDFITGIQTGVLEDQKGWVVKID